In a single window of the Platichthys flesus chromosome 5, fPlaFle2.1, whole genome shotgun sequence genome:
- the uso1 gene encoding general vesicular transport factor p115 isoform X1, which yields MNFLRGVIAGQAAGPQPTGADTIQKLCDRVASSTLLEDRRDAVRALKSLSKKYRLEVGTQAMDHLINILQTDRSDSEILGYALDTLYNIICNDEEEEQDESEDAVTPLPVSGKHKNVSAPDENAQKQADDLGVQFTDTFIQDPEHVTLILSLLEEFDFHVRWPGVKLLTALLKNQCTQVQGVILVSPMGVSRLMDLLADSREVIRNDGLLLLQQLTKSNAAIQKIVAFESAFERLLDIITEEGSSDGGIVVEDCLLLLLNLLRNNSSNQNFFKEGPYIQKMKPWFEVGDDNSGWSAQKVTNLHLMLQLVRVMVSPVNSPGATASCQKSMYQCGLLQQLCTILMATGVPADILTETINTVSEVIRGSQVNQDYFASVNAPSNPPRPAIVVLLMSMVNERQPFVLRCAVLYCFQCFLYKNQKGQGEIVATLLPSTIDANSISAGQLLCGGLFSADSLSNWCAAVALAHALQDNLTQKEQLLRVQLATSLGKPPVSLLQQCTNILSQGDKIDRRGSKVQTRVGLLMLLCTWISNCPIAVTHFLHNQENVPFLTAQISENLGEDERLVQGLCALLLGICIYYNDNSLENYTKDKLKQLIEKRIGKENFVEKLCFITKHELYSRAAQKPQPVFPSPEQMLFDHEFTKLVKELEGVITKAVHKSSEEEKKEEEVKKTIEQHDNIVTQYKELIREQDAQIKELKEQLGSMSSQNEQTQATLTQQLSQIQQHKDQYNILKLKLGKENQSPSNGQGDGSQVNGLQTEELTQLREEVEELRQQQMLLQTQLGDKDALINSLKSEAAQTAEESAGGSENTELLTELEALRSQVQSQASEINQLKTERQELVRRAEAASSDTVPSSDSSVDTDKVGELESRLAALTTETERLKGENKGLSESRADLEQQLASATSTVAILQTEKEKLQTDVQESKKEQDDLLMLLADQDQKIHSLKQRLKGLGETVEDEDDLDARDEEEEEDDDEEED from the exons ATGAACTTCCTCAGGGGAGTGATAGCCGGACAGGCAGCCGGGCCGCAGCCGACCGGAGCCGACACG ATCCAGAAGCTGTGTGACAGAGTGGCCTCCTCAACACTCCTGGAAGACCGCCGAGATGCTGTCCGGGCGCTCAAGTCTCTGTCTAAG AAATATCGCTTGGAAGTTGGGACACAGGCGATGGATCACTTGATTAATATACTGCAAACAGACAG GTCCGACTCGGAAATCCTCGGCTATGCTTTGGACACACTGTACAACATCATCTGcaatgatgaggaggaagagcaag ATGAATCGGAAG ACGCAGTaactcctctccctgtctcaggGAAGCATAAGAATGTGTCTGCGCctg ATGAGAATGCCCAGAAGCAGGCAGATGACCTCGGTGTCCAGTTCACAGACACGTTCATCCAGGATCCCGAGCACGTGActcttattctctctctgttggAG gAGTTTGACTTTCATGTGCGTTGGCCGGGGGTGAAGCTATTGACTGCTCTCCTGAAGAATCAGTGTACTCAGGTCCAGGGCGTCATTCTGGTCAGCCCCATGG GTGTTTCCCGACTAATGGACCTACTGGCAGACTCGAGAGAAGTCATTCGCAATGAT GGATTGCTGTTGCTTCAGCAGCTGACTAAGAGCAACGCTGCCATTCAGAAAATTGTGGCATTTGAGAGCGCATTTGAGCGGCTCCTGGATATTATTACAGAAGAAGGTAGCAGTGATGGAG GTATCGTGGTGGAGgactgtttgctgctgctgctcaacctGCTGAGGAACAACAGCTCAAACCAGAATTTCTTCAAGGAGGGCCCCTACATCCAGAAAATGAAGCCCTGGTTCGAGGTCGGTGACGATAACTCGGGCTGGTCTGCACAGAAGGTCACCAACCTCCACCTAATGCTGCAG CTGGTGCGAGTCATGGTGTCTCCAGTAAACTCTCCTGGAGCGACGGCCAGTTGTCAGAAGTCCATGTACCAGTGTGGCCTGCTGCAGCAGTTATGCACCATCCTCATGGCCACTGGTGTTCCTGCTGACATCCTCACTGAG ACCATCAACACTGTATCAGAGGTCATCAGGGGCTCACAGGTCAACCAGGACTACTTTGCTTCTGTCAATGCTCCTTCAAACCCACCGAG acCAGCGATCGTGGTCCTGCTCATGTCCATGGTGAATGAGAGACAACCGTTTGTGCTTCGCTGTGCAGTCCTCTACtgtttccagtgtttcctcTACAAAAACCAGAAGGGCCAGGGGGAGATAGTGGCGACACTGCTGCCTTCCACTATTGATG ccAACTCCATCTCAGCGGGCCAGCTGCTGTGCGGAGGCCTCTTCTCAGCAGACTCTCTGTCCAACTGGTGTGCCGCTGTGGCCTTGGCGCACGCATTGCAGGACAACCTCACCCAGAAGGAGCAGCTGCTCAGGGTTCAACTTGCCACCAGCCTGGGCAAAccccctgtctctctgcttCAGCAGTGCACCAACATCCTCTCCCAG GGAGATAAGATCGACCGGCGG GGCAGTAAAGTCCAGACGAGGGTCGGCCTCCTCATGCTGCTGTGTACGTGGATCAGCAACTGTCCGATCGCTGTCACACACTTTCTACACAATCAGGAAAATGTTCCCTTT CTGACAGCTCAGATCTCAGAGAACCTGGGAGAGGATGAACGGCTGGTCCAGGGTCTGTGTGCGCTTCTGCTCGGCATCTGCATCTATTACAACGACAACTCATTGGAGAACTACACCAA agataAGCTGAAGCAGCTGATCGAGAAGCGAATTGGAAAGGAAAACTTTGTAGAGAAACTCTGCTTCATCACCAAACACGAGCTGTACTCGCGGGCGGCTCAGAAGCCACAGCCCGTCTTCCCGTCTCCAGAGCAGATGCTGTTTGACCACGAGTTCACCAAGCTGGTCAAAGAACTGGAGG GTGTTATCACCAAGGCGGTTCATAAatccagtgaggaggagaaaaaggaagaggaggtgaagaagacaATAGAGCAGCACGACAACATCGTAACTCAGTACAAAGAACTGATCAGAGAACAG GATGCTCAGATCAAGGAGCTCAAAGAGCAGTTGGGCTCCATGTCGTCTCAGAACGAACAGACACAGGCTAccctcacacagcagctgtcccAGATCCAGCAGCACAAAGACCAGTACAACATCCTCAAGCTGAAGTTAG GGAAGGAGAACCAGAGTCCGTCTAACGGTCAGGGAGACGGCTCCCAGGTGAACGGGCTGCAGACAGAGGAGCTGACGCAGctcagagaggaagtggaggagctgCGCCAGCAACAGATGCTTCTCCAGACACAACTCGGTGACAAAGACGCACTCATCAACAGCCTG AAGTCCGAGGCAGCACAGACAGCGGAGGAGTCAGCAGGAGGATCAGAGAACACAGAACTACTCACG GAGCTGGAGGCTTTGAGGAGTCAGGTTCAGTCCCAGGCGTCAGAAATCAACCAgctgaagacagagagacaagaaCTTGTCAGGAGAGCAGAAGCTGCG TCCTCAGACACAGTCCCCAGCAGCGACAGCTCCGTAGACACAGACAAGGTGGGAGAACTAGAGAGCAGGCTTGCAGCACTGacgactgagacagagagactcAAG GGGGAGAACAAGGGCCTGTCGGAGAGCCGGGCCGACCTCGAGCAGCAGTTGGCTTCTGCCACCAGCACGGTGGCCATCCTGCAGacggagaaggagaagctgcagacgGACGTTCAGGAGTCCAAGAAGGAGCAGGACGACCTCCTGATGCTGCTGGCCGACCAGGACCAGAAGATCCACAGCCTGAAGCAGAGGCTCAAAGGCCTGGGAGAAACG GTGGAAGATGAAGACGACCTTGATGccagggacgaggaggaggaggaggacgatgacgaagaggaggattaa
- the uso1 gene encoding general vesicular transport factor p115 isoform X6 codes for MNFLRGVIAGQAAGPQPTGADTIQKLCDRVASSTLLEDRRDAVRALKSLSKKYRLEVGTQAMDHLINILQTDRSDSEILGYALDTLYNIICNDEEEEQDENAQKQADDLGVQFTDTFIQDPEHVTLILSLLEEFDFHVRWPGVKLLTALLKNQCTQVQGVILVSPMGVSRLMDLLADSREVIRNDGLLLLQQLTKSNAAIQKIVAFESAFERLLDIITEEGSSDGGIVVEDCLLLLLNLLRNNSSNQNFFKEGPYIQKMKPWFEVGDDNSGWSAQKVTNLHLMLQLVRVMVSPVNSPGATASCQKSMYQCGLLQQLCTILMATGVPADILTETINTVSEVIRGSQVNQDYFASVNAPSNPPRPAIVVLLMSMVNERQPFVLRCAVLYCFQCFLYKNQKGQGEIVATLLPSTIDANSISAGQLLCGGLFSADSLSNWCAAVALAHALQDNLTQKEQLLRVQLATSLGKPPVSLLQQCTNILSQGSKVQTRVGLLMLLCTWISNCPIAVTHFLHNQENVPFLTAQISENLGEDERLVQGLCALLLGICIYYNDNSLENYTKDKLKQLIEKRIGKENFVEKLCFITKHELYSRAAQKPQPVFPSPEQMLFDHEFTKLVKELEGVITKAVHKSSEEEKKEEEVKKTIEQHDNIVTQYKELIREQDAQIKELKEQLGSMSSQNEQTQATLTQQLSQIQQHKDQYNILKLKLGKENQSPSNGQGDGSQVNGLQTEELTQLREEVEELRQQQMLLQTQLGDKDALINSLKSEAAQTAEESAGGSENTELLTELEALRSQVQSQASEINQLKTERQELVRRAEAASSDTVPSSDSSVDTDKVGELESRLAALTTETERLKGENKGLSESRADLEQQLASATSTVAILQTEKEKLQTDVQESKKEQDDLLMLLADQDQKIHSLKQRLKGLGETVEDEDDLDARDEEEEEDDDEEED; via the exons ATGAACTTCCTCAGGGGAGTGATAGCCGGACAGGCAGCCGGGCCGCAGCCGACCGGAGCCGACACG ATCCAGAAGCTGTGTGACAGAGTGGCCTCCTCAACACTCCTGGAAGACCGCCGAGATGCTGTCCGGGCGCTCAAGTCTCTGTCTAAG AAATATCGCTTGGAAGTTGGGACACAGGCGATGGATCACTTGATTAATATACTGCAAACAGACAG GTCCGACTCGGAAATCCTCGGCTATGCTTTGGACACACTGTACAACATCATCTGcaatgatgaggaggaagagcaag ATGAGAATGCCCAGAAGCAGGCAGATGACCTCGGTGTCCAGTTCACAGACACGTTCATCCAGGATCCCGAGCACGTGActcttattctctctctgttggAG gAGTTTGACTTTCATGTGCGTTGGCCGGGGGTGAAGCTATTGACTGCTCTCCTGAAGAATCAGTGTACTCAGGTCCAGGGCGTCATTCTGGTCAGCCCCATGG GTGTTTCCCGACTAATGGACCTACTGGCAGACTCGAGAGAAGTCATTCGCAATGAT GGATTGCTGTTGCTTCAGCAGCTGACTAAGAGCAACGCTGCCATTCAGAAAATTGTGGCATTTGAGAGCGCATTTGAGCGGCTCCTGGATATTATTACAGAAGAAGGTAGCAGTGATGGAG GTATCGTGGTGGAGgactgtttgctgctgctgctcaacctGCTGAGGAACAACAGCTCAAACCAGAATTTCTTCAAGGAGGGCCCCTACATCCAGAAAATGAAGCCCTGGTTCGAGGTCGGTGACGATAACTCGGGCTGGTCTGCACAGAAGGTCACCAACCTCCACCTAATGCTGCAG CTGGTGCGAGTCATGGTGTCTCCAGTAAACTCTCCTGGAGCGACGGCCAGTTGTCAGAAGTCCATGTACCAGTGTGGCCTGCTGCAGCAGTTATGCACCATCCTCATGGCCACTGGTGTTCCTGCTGACATCCTCACTGAG ACCATCAACACTGTATCAGAGGTCATCAGGGGCTCACAGGTCAACCAGGACTACTTTGCTTCTGTCAATGCTCCTTCAAACCCACCGAG acCAGCGATCGTGGTCCTGCTCATGTCCATGGTGAATGAGAGACAACCGTTTGTGCTTCGCTGTGCAGTCCTCTACtgtttccagtgtttcctcTACAAAAACCAGAAGGGCCAGGGGGAGATAGTGGCGACACTGCTGCCTTCCACTATTGATG ccAACTCCATCTCAGCGGGCCAGCTGCTGTGCGGAGGCCTCTTCTCAGCAGACTCTCTGTCCAACTGGTGTGCCGCTGTGGCCTTGGCGCACGCATTGCAGGACAACCTCACCCAGAAGGAGCAGCTGCTCAGGGTTCAACTTGCCACCAGCCTGGGCAAAccccctgtctctctgcttCAGCAGTGCACCAACATCCTCTCCCAG GGCAGTAAAGTCCAGACGAGGGTCGGCCTCCTCATGCTGCTGTGTACGTGGATCAGCAACTGTCCGATCGCTGTCACACACTTTCTACACAATCAGGAAAATGTTCCCTTT CTGACAGCTCAGATCTCAGAGAACCTGGGAGAGGATGAACGGCTGGTCCAGGGTCTGTGTGCGCTTCTGCTCGGCATCTGCATCTATTACAACGACAACTCATTGGAGAACTACACCAA agataAGCTGAAGCAGCTGATCGAGAAGCGAATTGGAAAGGAAAACTTTGTAGAGAAACTCTGCTTCATCACCAAACACGAGCTGTACTCGCGGGCGGCTCAGAAGCCACAGCCCGTCTTCCCGTCTCCAGAGCAGATGCTGTTTGACCACGAGTTCACCAAGCTGGTCAAAGAACTGGAGG GTGTTATCACCAAGGCGGTTCATAAatccagtgaggaggagaaaaaggaagaggaggtgaagaagacaATAGAGCAGCACGACAACATCGTAACTCAGTACAAAGAACTGATCAGAGAACAG GATGCTCAGATCAAGGAGCTCAAAGAGCAGTTGGGCTCCATGTCGTCTCAGAACGAACAGACACAGGCTAccctcacacagcagctgtcccAGATCCAGCAGCACAAAGACCAGTACAACATCCTCAAGCTGAAGTTAG GGAAGGAGAACCAGAGTCCGTCTAACGGTCAGGGAGACGGCTCCCAGGTGAACGGGCTGCAGACAGAGGAGCTGACGCAGctcagagaggaagtggaggagctgCGCCAGCAACAGATGCTTCTCCAGACACAACTCGGTGACAAAGACGCACTCATCAACAGCCTG AAGTCCGAGGCAGCACAGACAGCGGAGGAGTCAGCAGGAGGATCAGAGAACACAGAACTACTCACG GAGCTGGAGGCTTTGAGGAGTCAGGTTCAGTCCCAGGCGTCAGAAATCAACCAgctgaagacagagagacaagaaCTTGTCAGGAGAGCAGAAGCTGCG TCCTCAGACACAGTCCCCAGCAGCGACAGCTCCGTAGACACAGACAAGGTGGGAGAACTAGAGAGCAGGCTTGCAGCACTGacgactgagacagagagactcAAG GGGGAGAACAAGGGCCTGTCGGAGAGCCGGGCCGACCTCGAGCAGCAGTTGGCTTCTGCCACCAGCACGGTGGCCATCCTGCAGacggagaaggagaagctgcagacgGACGTTCAGGAGTCCAAGAAGGAGCAGGACGACCTCCTGATGCTGCTGGCCGACCAGGACCAGAAGATCCACAGCCTGAAGCAGAGGCTCAAAGGCCTGGGAGAAACG GTGGAAGATGAAGACGACCTTGATGccagggacgaggaggaggaggaggacgatgacgaagaggaggattaa
- the uso1 gene encoding general vesicular transport factor p115 isoform X5, translating into MNFLRGVIAGQAAGPQPTGADTIQKLCDRVASSTLLEDRRDAVRALKSLSKKYRLEVGTQAMDHLINILQTDRSDSEILGYALDTLYNIICNDEEEEQDENAQKQADDLGVQFTDTFIQDPEHVTLILSLLEEFDFHVRWPGVKLLTALLKNQCTQVQGVILVSPMGVSRLMDLLADSREVIRNDGLLLLQQLTKSNAAIQKIVAFESAFERLLDIITEEGSSDGGIVVEDCLLLLLNLLRNNSSNQNFFKEGPYIQKMKPWFEVGDDNSGWSAQKVTNLHLMLQLVRVMVSPVNSPGATASCQKSMYQCGLLQQLCTILMATGVPADILTETINTVSEVIRGSQVNQDYFASVNAPSNPPRPAIVVLLMSMVNERQPFVLRCAVLYCFQCFLYKNQKGQGEIVATLLPSTIDANSISAGQLLCGGLFSADSLSNWCAAVALAHALQDNLTQKEQLLRVQLATSLGKPPVSLLQQCTNILSQGDKIDRRGSKVQTRVGLLMLLCTWISNCPIAVTHFLHNQENVPFLTAQISENLGEDERLVQGLCALLLGICIYYNDNSLENYTKDKLKQLIEKRIGKENFVEKLCFITKHELYSRAAQKPQPVFPSPEQMLFDHEFTKLVKELEGVITKAVHKSSEEEKKEEEVKKTIEQHDNIVTQYKELIREQDAQIKELKEQLGSMSSQNEQTQATLTQQLSQIQQHKDQYNILKLKLGKENQSPSNGQGDGSQVNGLQTEELTQLREEVEELRQQQMLLQTQLGDKDALINSLKSEAAQTAEESAGGSENTELLTELEALRSQVQSQASEINQLKTERQELVRRAEAASSDTVPSSDSSVDTDKVGELESRLAALTTETERLKGENKGLSESRADLEQQLASATSTVAILQTEKEKLQTDVQESKKEQDDLLMLLADQDQKIHSLKQRLKGLGETVEDEDDLDARDEEEEEDDDEEED; encoded by the exons ATGAACTTCCTCAGGGGAGTGATAGCCGGACAGGCAGCCGGGCCGCAGCCGACCGGAGCCGACACG ATCCAGAAGCTGTGTGACAGAGTGGCCTCCTCAACACTCCTGGAAGACCGCCGAGATGCTGTCCGGGCGCTCAAGTCTCTGTCTAAG AAATATCGCTTGGAAGTTGGGACACAGGCGATGGATCACTTGATTAATATACTGCAAACAGACAG GTCCGACTCGGAAATCCTCGGCTATGCTTTGGACACACTGTACAACATCATCTGcaatgatgaggaggaagagcaag ATGAGAATGCCCAGAAGCAGGCAGATGACCTCGGTGTCCAGTTCACAGACACGTTCATCCAGGATCCCGAGCACGTGActcttattctctctctgttggAG gAGTTTGACTTTCATGTGCGTTGGCCGGGGGTGAAGCTATTGACTGCTCTCCTGAAGAATCAGTGTACTCAGGTCCAGGGCGTCATTCTGGTCAGCCCCATGG GTGTTTCCCGACTAATGGACCTACTGGCAGACTCGAGAGAAGTCATTCGCAATGAT GGATTGCTGTTGCTTCAGCAGCTGACTAAGAGCAACGCTGCCATTCAGAAAATTGTGGCATTTGAGAGCGCATTTGAGCGGCTCCTGGATATTATTACAGAAGAAGGTAGCAGTGATGGAG GTATCGTGGTGGAGgactgtttgctgctgctgctcaacctGCTGAGGAACAACAGCTCAAACCAGAATTTCTTCAAGGAGGGCCCCTACATCCAGAAAATGAAGCCCTGGTTCGAGGTCGGTGACGATAACTCGGGCTGGTCTGCACAGAAGGTCACCAACCTCCACCTAATGCTGCAG CTGGTGCGAGTCATGGTGTCTCCAGTAAACTCTCCTGGAGCGACGGCCAGTTGTCAGAAGTCCATGTACCAGTGTGGCCTGCTGCAGCAGTTATGCACCATCCTCATGGCCACTGGTGTTCCTGCTGACATCCTCACTGAG ACCATCAACACTGTATCAGAGGTCATCAGGGGCTCACAGGTCAACCAGGACTACTTTGCTTCTGTCAATGCTCCTTCAAACCCACCGAG acCAGCGATCGTGGTCCTGCTCATGTCCATGGTGAATGAGAGACAACCGTTTGTGCTTCGCTGTGCAGTCCTCTACtgtttccagtgtttcctcTACAAAAACCAGAAGGGCCAGGGGGAGATAGTGGCGACACTGCTGCCTTCCACTATTGATG ccAACTCCATCTCAGCGGGCCAGCTGCTGTGCGGAGGCCTCTTCTCAGCAGACTCTCTGTCCAACTGGTGTGCCGCTGTGGCCTTGGCGCACGCATTGCAGGACAACCTCACCCAGAAGGAGCAGCTGCTCAGGGTTCAACTTGCCACCAGCCTGGGCAAAccccctgtctctctgcttCAGCAGTGCACCAACATCCTCTCCCAG GGAGATAAGATCGACCGGCGG GGCAGTAAAGTCCAGACGAGGGTCGGCCTCCTCATGCTGCTGTGTACGTGGATCAGCAACTGTCCGATCGCTGTCACACACTTTCTACACAATCAGGAAAATGTTCCCTTT CTGACAGCTCAGATCTCAGAGAACCTGGGAGAGGATGAACGGCTGGTCCAGGGTCTGTGTGCGCTTCTGCTCGGCATCTGCATCTATTACAACGACAACTCATTGGAGAACTACACCAA agataAGCTGAAGCAGCTGATCGAGAAGCGAATTGGAAAGGAAAACTTTGTAGAGAAACTCTGCTTCATCACCAAACACGAGCTGTACTCGCGGGCGGCTCAGAAGCCACAGCCCGTCTTCCCGTCTCCAGAGCAGATGCTGTTTGACCACGAGTTCACCAAGCTGGTCAAAGAACTGGAGG GTGTTATCACCAAGGCGGTTCATAAatccagtgaggaggagaaaaaggaagaggaggtgaagaagacaATAGAGCAGCACGACAACATCGTAACTCAGTACAAAGAACTGATCAGAGAACAG GATGCTCAGATCAAGGAGCTCAAAGAGCAGTTGGGCTCCATGTCGTCTCAGAACGAACAGACACAGGCTAccctcacacagcagctgtcccAGATCCAGCAGCACAAAGACCAGTACAACATCCTCAAGCTGAAGTTAG GGAAGGAGAACCAGAGTCCGTCTAACGGTCAGGGAGACGGCTCCCAGGTGAACGGGCTGCAGACAGAGGAGCTGACGCAGctcagagaggaagtggaggagctgCGCCAGCAACAGATGCTTCTCCAGACACAACTCGGTGACAAAGACGCACTCATCAACAGCCTG AAGTCCGAGGCAGCACAGACAGCGGAGGAGTCAGCAGGAGGATCAGAGAACACAGAACTACTCACG GAGCTGGAGGCTTTGAGGAGTCAGGTTCAGTCCCAGGCGTCAGAAATCAACCAgctgaagacagagagacaagaaCTTGTCAGGAGAGCAGAAGCTGCG TCCTCAGACACAGTCCCCAGCAGCGACAGCTCCGTAGACACAGACAAGGTGGGAGAACTAGAGAGCAGGCTTGCAGCACTGacgactgagacagagagactcAAG GGGGAGAACAAGGGCCTGTCGGAGAGCCGGGCCGACCTCGAGCAGCAGTTGGCTTCTGCCACCAGCACGGTGGCCATCCTGCAGacggagaaggagaagctgcagacgGACGTTCAGGAGTCCAAGAAGGAGCAGGACGACCTCCTGATGCTGCTGGCCGACCAGGACCAGAAGATCCACAGCCTGAAGCAGAGGCTCAAAGGCCTGGGAGAAACG GTGGAAGATGAAGACGACCTTGATGccagggacgaggaggaggaggaggacgatgacgaagaggaggattaa